In one Bactrocera tryoni isolate S06 chromosome 5, CSIRO_BtryS06_freeze2, whole genome shotgun sequence genomic region, the following are encoded:
- the LOC120777183 gene encoding pupal cuticle protein C1B-like: protein MFKLFAVCFLALFAVAFGAAKPGLLAAPLAYSAPLAAAPVAAAYAAPVAAAYSAPLAYTAGYAGYVAPYASSYSAHSIAHSAAFPAAYAAAPVVAAPAPAVAVLRK, encoded by the exons ATGTTCAAATTG TTCGCTGTCTGCTTCCTAGCGCTCTTCGCTGTTGCCTTCGGTGCTGCTAAACCCGGTTTGTTGGCTGCTCCTTTGGCTTACTCCGCTCCTTTAGCTGCTGCCCCAGTTGCTGCTGCCTATGCCGCTCCAGTCGCCGCTGCTTACTCCGCTCCCCTCGCCTACACCGCAGGATATGCTGGTTACGTCGCaccatacgccagcagctactCCGCTCACTCGATCGCCCACTCGGCCGCTTTCCCAGCTGCCTATGCTGCCGCTCCAGTAGTTGCTGCCCCAGCGCCCGCGGTCGCTGTGTTACGCAAATAG
- the LOC120778920 gene encoding cuticle protein LPCP-23-like, whose translation MFKLFSVCFLALFAVAFGAAKPGLLAAPLAYSAPLAAAPVAAAYAAPVAAAYSAPLAYTAGYAGYVAPYASSYSAHSIAHSAAFPAAYAAAPVVTAPAPVLAAAPAVAVLKK comes from the exons ATGTTCAAATTG TTCTCGGTCTGCTTCCTCGCCCTCTTCGCTGTTGCCTTTGGCGCTGCTAAACCCGGTCTCTTGGCTGCTCCATTGGCTTACTCTGCTCCTTTAGCCGCTGCTCCAGTTGCTGCTGCCTATGCCGCTCCAGTCGCCGCTGCTTACTCCGCACCCCTCGCCTACACCGCAGGATATGCCGGCTACGTCGCCCCCTATGCCAGCAGCTACTCCGCTCACTCGATTGCCCACTCCGCCGCTTTCCCAGCTGCCTATGCTGCCGCTCCAGTAGTTACCGCGCCAGCGCCAGTCCTTGCTGCTGCCCCAGCTGTTGCTGTATTGAAGAAATAa
- the LOC120778918 gene encoding cuticle protein LPCP-23-like has protein sequence MFKLFAVCFLALFAVAFGAAKPGLLAAPLAYSAPLAVAPVAAAYAAPVAAAYSAPLAYTAGYAGYVAPYASSYSAHSIAHSAAFPAAYAAAPVVAAHAPVVAAPAPVLAAAAPAVAVLKK, from the exons ATGTTCAAGTTG TTCGCTGTCTGCTTCCTGGCACTCTTCGCTGTTGCCTTCGGTGCTGCTAAACCCGGTTTGTTGGCTGCCCCATTGGCTTACTCTGCTCCTTTAGCCGTTGCCCCAGTTGCTGCTGCCTATGCCGCTCCAGTCGCCGCTGCTTACTCAGCGCCCCTCGCCTACACTGCCGGATATGCTGGTTACGTCGCACCCTACGCCAGCAGCTACTCAGCTCACTCGATCGCCCACTCCGCCGCTTTCCCAGCTGCCTATGCCGCCGCTCCAGTGGTTGCCGCCCATGCTCCCGTAGTTGCTGCCCCAGCTCCAGTCCTTGCCGCTGCCGCCCCAGCTGTTGCAGTGCTCAAGAAGTAA
- the LOC120778919 gene encoding cuticle protein LPCP-23-like, whose product MFKLFAVCFLAVFAGAFGAANPGLLAAPLAYSAPLAAAPVAAAYAAPVAAAYSAPLAYTAGYAGYVAPYASSYSAHSIAHSAAFPAAYAAAPVVAAPAPVLAAAPAVAVLKK is encoded by the exons ATGTTCAAATTG TTCGCTGTCTGCTTCTTGGCTGTCTTCGCTGGTGCCTTCGGCGCTGCTAACCCCGGTCTCTTGGCTGCTCCATTGGCTTACTCCGCTCCTTTAGCCGCTGCCCCAGTTGCTGCTGCCTATGCCGCTCCAGTCGCCGCTGCTTACTCCGCGCCCCTCGCCTATACCGCAGGATATGCTGGTTACGTCGCaccatacgccagcagctactCAGCTCACTCGATCGCCCACTCCGCCGCTTTCCCAGCTGCCTATGCCGCCGCTCCAGTAGTCGCTGCTCCAGCACCAGTGCTTGCTGCTGCCCCAGCAGTTGCTGTATTGAAGAAATAG